A single window of Bradyrhizobium daqingense DNA harbors:
- the gmk gene encoding guanylate kinase — protein MTTGGHGTDGVERRGLMFVLSSPSGAGKTTLSRLLIERMPGLKMSVSATTRAMRPGEVNGKDYTFVDKTTFDAMVKADELLEWATVFDNSYGTPRGPVDAALSAGQDVLFDIDWQGTQQLKQKARADVVSVFILPPSAADLEKRLHSRAQDSDEVIRKRMSRASDEMSHWAEYDYIVINHDVDEAFAEVQSILKAERLKRERRIGLVGFVRSLQAQLQG, from the coding sequence ATGACGACGGGCGGCCACGGAACTGACGGTGTCGAGCGGCGCGGCTTGATGTTCGTGCTGTCGTCGCCTTCGGGCGCGGGCAAGACGACGCTGTCGCGTCTCTTGATCGAGCGGATGCCAGGCCTGAAAATGTCGGTCTCCGCGACGACGCGCGCGATGCGGCCGGGTGAGGTCAACGGCAAGGACTACACGTTCGTCGACAAGACGACGTTTGATGCGATGGTGAAAGCCGACGAGCTCCTGGAATGGGCGACGGTGTTCGACAACAGCTACGGTACACCGCGTGGTCCCGTCGATGCGGCGCTGTCGGCGGGGCAGGATGTGCTGTTCGATATCGACTGGCAGGGCACTCAGCAACTGAAACAGAAGGCGCGCGCCGACGTCGTCAGCGTCTTCATCCTGCCGCCCTCGGCGGCCGATCTCGAGAAGCGCCTGCACTCGCGCGCGCAGGATTCCGACGAGGTGATCCGCAAGCGGATGAGCCGCGCCAGCGACGAGATGAGCCACTGGGCCGAGTACGATTACATCGTGATCAACCACGACGTCGACGAAGCCTTCGCCGAAGTGCAGTCGATCCTGAAGGCCGAGCGCCTCAAGCGCGAGCGGCGGATCGGCCTCGTAGGCTTCGTTCGAAGTTTGCAAGCTCAGCTTCAAGGTTAG